From the Chiroxiphia lanceolata isolate bChiLan1 chromosome 13, bChiLan1.pri, whole genome shotgun sequence genome, one window contains:
- the KCNG4 gene encoding potassium voltage-gated channel subfamily G member 4, with amino-acid sequence MPILSRGSDQDYSNISYNSCNSLSHFIPICVETPSVKGVHYQRARRIYHPDQVSAADLKTEIMINVGGIKYLLPWSTLDDFPLTRLSKLKLCSSYEEIIQLCDDYDEDTHEFFFDRNPNAFGMIVSFLAAGKLMLLRDMCALSFQEELRYWGIEESNLENCCFRKLFQKLQELAEIRKEEELRRSKEATCVLDEKTRFGQFMNRLRDMVENPQSGLPGKVFACLSILFVATTAVSLCVSTMPDLRAEEDRGECSQKCYYIFVIETICVAWFSLEFLLRFIQARSKCQFFKGPLNIIDFLAISPYYASLIFSEDDSNEEDDRPSSSSNTYLEKVGLVLRVLRALRILYVMRLARHSLGLQTLGLTVRKCTREFGLLLLFLCVAVTLFSPLVYLAENESGRVLEFTSIPASYWWAIISMTTVGYGDMVPRSVPGQMVALSSILSGILIMSFPATSIFHTFSHSYSELRKEHERLQSQLSRAKNANRAGESDTFNETDSLILEEQASPIKYIYTGN; translated from the exons ATGCCTATTCTCTCCAGAGGCAGTGATCAAGACTATAGTAACATTAGCTACAACTCCTGTAATTCCTTGAGCCACTTCATCCCTATCTGTGTGGAAACCCCTTCTGTCAAAGGGGTCCATTACCAGAGAGCCAGGAGGATTTACCACCCTGACCAAGTCTCTGCGGCCGATCTGAAGACAGAGATCATGATAAATGTTGGAGGCATAAAGTACCTGCTGCCTTGGAGTACTTTAGATGACTTCCCTCTGACCAGACTGAGCAAACTAAAGCTTTGCAGCAGCtatgaagaaataattcagCTGTGCGACGATTACGACGAAGACACCCATGAGTTCTTCTTTGACAGGAACCCCAATGCTTTTGGGATGATTGTCAGCTTCCTAGCAGCAGGGAAGCTGATGCTCTTAAGAGACATGTGTGCCTTGTCTTTTCAGGAGGAGCTGAGATACTGGGGGATTGAGGAATCCAACCTGGAGAACTGCTGCTTTCGGAAACTGTTTCAGAAGCTGCAGGAGTTGGCCGAGATCCGCAAGGAAGAGGAGCTTCGGAGGAGCAAAGAGGCTACGTGTGTCTTGGATGAGAAAACCAGATTTGGACAGTTTATGAACAGACTCAGAGATATGGTAGAAAATCCCCAGTCAGGACTCCCAGGCAAAGTCTTTGCTTGTCTCTCCATTCTCTTTGTGGCCACCACAGCTGTAAGCCTTTGTGTCAGCACAATGCCGGACTTAAGAGCTGAAGAAGACAGG GGTGAGTGTTCCCAGAAGTGCTATTACATCTTTGTCATAGAGACCATCTGCGTGGCTTGGTTTTCCCTGGAGTTCCTCCTGCGTTTCATCCAGGCAAGGAGCAAGTGTCAGTTCTTCAAAGGACCCCTGAACATAATTGACTTCTTGGCTATTTCCCCCTACTACGCTTCCCTCATCTTCTCAGAGGACGACTCCAACGAGGAGGACGACAggccaagcagcagcagcaacacgTACCTGGAGAAGGTTGGTTTGGTGCTACGAGTTCTACGTGCCTTGAGGATCTTGTACGTCATGCGCCTTGCCCGGCACTCCCTGGGCCTGCAGACCTTGGGCCTCACAGTTCGGAAGTGCACGCGGGAATTCGGGCTGCTCTTGCTCTTCCTGTGCGTGGCTGTCACTCTGTTCTCTCCTTTGGTTTACCTGGCTGAGAACGAATCCGGGAGGGTGCTGGAGTTCACCAGCATTCCCGCCTCTTACTGGTGGGCCATCATCTCCATGACCACCGTGGGCTACGGAGACATGGTCCCACGGAGCGTCCCGGGGCAGATGGTGGCTCTCAGCAGCATCCTCAGCGGGATCCTCATCATGTCCTTTCCTGCAACATCAATATTCCACACGTTCTCCCACTCCTACTCGGAGCTGAGGAAGGAACACGAACGGTTGCAGTCTCAGCTGAGCAGAGCGAAGAACGCCAACCGCGCCGGGGAGAGCGACACCTTCAACGAGACAGACAGCCTGATCCTGGAGGAGCAGGCATCTCCCATCAAATACATCTACACAGGGAACTGA